One Danio rerio strain Tuebingen ecotype United States chromosome 22, GRCz12tu, whole genome shotgun sequence genomic window carries:
- the LOC100536819 gene encoding beta-1,3-galactosyltransferase 2 has translation MAIGILSARCCLTPDPASMHHIKRGFILLVVLTLSLLVVAYIYHSPYNHFNVVNLIKSCKTESLAVSKDFWNKMHSTTSISTNPVPQHQYVAHPSNYHFIIDEHEKCKQINPFVVFMVPVALYQREARNAIRSTWGNETTVQGKTVLTLFVVGLTVGADSEKAQQQLEEESRQHRDLIQSNFVDSYFNLTIKTMVTMDWLATRCPQATFSMKVDSDMYINLENLMTLLLRPELPRQNYITGFLMWDRPVIRNKKSRYYVSEELYPDTKYPTYVLGVAYVFSNDLPKKLVEASKDVAPFNIEDAYIGACLKQIGVKPSRSPDPSQFRTYMKDPKHHDLSKVITTIARSPKQIVEFWKSVKRQT, from the exons ATGGCAATAGGAATCTTATCCGCAAG ATGCTGTTTAACTCCGGATCCAGCTTCAATGCATCACATTAAAAGAGGATTTATTCTGCTAGTCGTGCTGACCTTATCTTTGCTTGTTGTTGCTTACATCTATCATAGTCCTTACAACCATTTTAATGTGGTTAATTTAATTAAGTCCTGCAAAACTGAAAGTTTGGCTGTCTCCAAAGATTTCTGGAACAAAATGCACTCAACTACATCCATTAGCACCAACCCTGTTCCACAGCATCAGTATGTGGCTCACCCAAGCAACTATCACTTCATTATAGACGAACACGAGAAATGCAAGCAGATAAATCCATTCGTGGTCTTCATGGTTCCGGTTGCTCTGTATCAGAGAGAAGCTCGAAACGCCATCCGGAGCACATGGGGGAATGAAACCACAGTCCAGGGGAAAACAGTGTTGACTCTCTTTGTGGTGGGTTTGACTGTAGGAGCAGACTCTGAAAAAGCTCAACAGCAGCTGGAGGAAGAAAGTCGACAACACAGAGACTTAATCCAGAGCAACTTTGTGGACTCCTACTTCAACCTGACCATAAAGACCATGGTGACGATGGACTGGCTGGCCACTCGATGCCCTCAAGCGACGTTCAGTATGAAGGTCGATTCTGACATGTATATAAACCTTGAGAACCTAATGACCCTGTTACTGAGACCCGAATTACCCAGGCAGAACTACATCACAGGTTTTTTGATGTGGGACCGGCCTGTTATTAGAAACAAAAAATCTAGATATTACGTCTCAGAGGAGCTGTATCCCGATACGAAATATCCTACATACGTGCTAGGAGTAGCGTATGTTTTCTCAAATGATCTTCCTAAAAAACTAGTTGAGGCTTCGAAGGACGTGGCGCCATTTAACATTGAAGATGCATATATTGGTGCTTGTCTGAAGCAGATCGGAGTTAAACCTTCACGATCTCCTGATCCTTCTCAGTTTCGGACATATATGAAGGATCCCAAACACCACGACCTTTCCAAGGTCATCACAACAATCGCAAGGTCACCAAAGCAGATAGTAGAGTTCTGGAAAAGTGTGAAGAGACAGACATGa